The following are encoded together in the candidate division KSB1 bacterium genome:
- the thrA gene encoding bifunctional aspartate kinase/homoserine dehydrogenase I, whose protein sequence is MLKFGGSSLASAERVRNVARITREAFVPGSPTVLVVSAIGGITDQLIDCAKTAEKNGPEAMIKLENIRRRHYEVYPRELNEPETRDIVQTYFEELRDILKAVSLIRVCSERAMDYLVSYGERLNARLMTRFLQNEGAQAVYVDARELIITDKRHGGARVLFDETVPRIRKKFTEPLIYVVTGFIASSLDGVSTTLGRGGSDYTASIIGAALDVERIEIWTDVDGFMSADPRIVDKAFVLPAVSYEEAMELSYFGAKVIHPQTLRPAIEKNIPVVIKNSFAPEKPGTLISSAQINGEHPVKGIASFHNISLINVQGGGMVGVPGIAFRLFGALARHDINVIMISQASSEHSICFVIQSKDAEAAKEALQKEFEGEIASGKIDQIEVKNDLAIIAAVGDNMAGHPGIAGKLFKALGDNSINVVAIAQGSSERNLSIVVHELDAVKAVNVIHSAFYLSHRISNVFVIGAGNIGSTLLDQMAEEIEELYEKHHLLIRVCGIADIDRMVIDDQGIDLRNWRTALKESTTKTDLDLLLKKIADFKLQNSIIVDATASDEVASRYVDFLSAGIHIVTPNKRANTMSQEYYNRLKAMTRDHRLHYLYETTVGAGLPLISTIQDLIQSGDEILKIEGIFSGTLGFIFSALSAERPFSAVVREAYERGYTEPDPRDDLSGTDVARKILILAREIGLQMELSDVILQPLLPPELCSGNLQQFWQKLPSLDAQFEARRAAAEREGKVIRYVATLIDGVCRVGVSEVSRDNVLSRADGADNIIRITTKRYFDNPMTVQGPGAGREVTAGGIFANIINLSFHLP, encoded by the coding sequence GTGTTGAAATTCGGAGGCAGCTCGTTGGCCTCTGCTGAGCGGGTGCGCAACGTCGCCCGCATCACCCGCGAAGCGTTTGTCCCCGGCAGTCCTACGGTTCTGGTCGTTTCCGCTATCGGCGGCATTACCGATCAGCTGATTGACTGCGCCAAGACCGCGGAAAAGAACGGTCCGGAAGCGATGATCAAGCTGGAAAACATTCGCCGCCGCCATTACGAAGTTTATCCGCGGGAATTGAACGAGCCGGAAACTCGGGATATCGTTCAGACCTATTTCGAAGAACTGCGCGACATTCTCAAGGCGGTCAGCCTGATCCGCGTCTGCTCGGAGCGGGCGATGGATTATTTGGTCAGCTACGGCGAGCGGCTGAACGCCCGGCTGATGACGCGCTTTCTGCAGAACGAGGGTGCTCAGGCCGTCTATGTGGATGCGCGCGAGCTGATCATTACCGACAAACGTCACGGCGGCGCTCGGGTGTTGTTCGACGAGACCGTGCCGCGCATCCGCAAAAAGTTTACCGAGCCGTTGATTTACGTCGTCACCGGCTTTATTGCCTCCAGCCTCGACGGCGTCAGCACCACGCTCGGCCGCGGCGGTTCCGATTACACGGCGTCGATCATCGGCGCGGCGCTGGACGTCGAGCGAATCGAGATCTGGACCGACGTGGACGGCTTTATGTCCGCCGACCCGCGCATCGTCGACAAGGCGTTCGTCCTTCCGGCCGTCAGCTATGAAGAGGCCATGGAGCTGTCCTATTTCGGCGCCAAGGTCATCCATCCGCAGACGCTGCGTCCGGCGATCGAAAAGAACATCCCTGTGGTGATCAAGAACAGTTTTGCTCCGGAAAAACCCGGGACGCTTATTTCTTCGGCACAGATCAACGGCGAACATCCGGTCAAAGGAATCGCCTCGTTTCACAATATTTCCTTGATCAACGTGCAGGGCGGCGGCATGGTCGGCGTGCCCGGCATTGCCTTTCGGTTGTTCGGCGCCTTGGCGCGTCACGACATCAACGTCATCATGATTTCGCAGGCCTCCTCCGAGCACAGCATTTGCTTCGTTATCCAGTCCAAGGACGCCGAGGCGGCGAAAGAGGCGCTGCAAAAAGAGTTCGAAGGCGAGATCGCTTCCGGCAAGATCGACCAGATCGAAGTCAAGAACGATCTGGCGATCATTGCCGCGGTCGGCGACAATATGGCCGGTCACCCCGGCATCGCCGGCAAGTTGTTCAAGGCGCTGGGCGACAACTCGATCAATGTGGTGGCCATTGCCCAGGGCTCCTCTGAGCGCAATCTTTCGATCGTCGTTCACGAATTGGACGCCGTCAAAGCGGTCAATGTCATTCATTCGGCGTTCTACCTGTCGCATCGCATCTCCAACGTCTTTGTCATCGGCGCGGGCAACATCGGCAGCACGCTGCTGGATCAGATGGCCGAAGAGATAGAGGAGCTGTATGAGAAGCATCATCTGCTCATTCGCGTCTGCGGTATTGCCGATATCGACCGCATGGTCATCGACGATCAGGGGATCGATCTGCGCAACTGGCGGACAGCGCTGAAGGAGTCGACGACCAAGACGGACTTGGACCTTTTGCTGAAAAAGATTGCCGATTTCAAGCTGCAGAACAGCATTATCGTCGATGCCACGGCCAGCGATGAAGTGGCAAGCCGATACGTGGACTTTCTCAGCGCCGGCATTCACATCGTAACGCCCAACAAGCGCGCCAATACCATGTCGCAGGAGTATTACAATCGCCTCAAGGCGATGACGCGCGACCATCGGCTGCACTACCTCTACGAGACGACCGTCGGCGCCGGCTTGCCGTTGATCAGCACCATCCAGGATCTGATCCAAAGCGGCGACGAGATTTTAAAGATCGAAGGCATCTTTTCCGGAACTCTCGGCTTCATTTTCAGCGCCTTGTCGGCGGAGCGGCCTTTCAGCGCCGTGGTGCGCGAGGCTTATGAGCGCGGCTATACGGAGCCCGATCCCCGCGATGATCTCTCCGGCACCGACGTGGCGCGCAAGATTCTCATTTTGGCCCGCGAAATCGGTCTGCAGATGGAATTGAGCGACGTCATTCTTCAGCCGCTTTTACCGCCGGAGTTGTGCAGCGGCAATCTGCAGCAGTTCTGGCAAAAACTGCCGAGCCTGGACGCGCAGTTCGAAGCGCGCCGCGCCGCCGCCGAACGAGAGGGCAAAGTGATCCGCTACGTCGCAACGCTGATCGACGGCGTCTGCCGCGTCGGCGTCAGCGAGGTGTCTCGCGACAACGTGCTTTCGCGCGCCGACGGCGCCGACAATATCATCCGCATCACCACCAAGCGCTATTTCGACAATCCGATGACGGTGCAGGGGCCGGGGGCAGGCCGCGAGGTCACGGCCGGCGGCATCTTTGCCAACATCATCAACCTGAGCTTTCATCTGCCTTGA
- the thrC gene encoding threonine synthase, with the protein MKLYSTRGQSPVVSFREALFAGQAPDGGLYMPVDFPPMPIEAIAAEDDFRAAAATAITQWLGDELTAEGVQRVTEQAFFFSPALSPLSDGISVLELFHGPTLSFKDFGAQFMAKCMGWFLRHENHEITILVATSGDTGSAVAHAFHRVEGIRIVLLYPSGKVSPLQERQFTTLGDNVHALEVDGTFDDCQALVKTAFRDAELTARARLSSANSINIGRLIPQSLYYLWAVTRFSGEAPVVCVPSGNFGNLCAGLFAEQCGLKVHRFIAAVNANAVIPEYLETGVPGRRCRRCPTPWTSVIPAIGSVFGHCTATTAAGSVTGCGRRASRTTRRWRPSAAFMSRTATWPIRTLRSGWRQRRDIVRLHRMRAGRSFCLLRIQPSFSKSWQRLWRRRCRCRRRWRHASIAPRSLHPCPTIMEL; encoded by the coding sequence ATGAAATTATACAGCACCCGCGGCCAATCTCCCGTCGTCTCTTTTCGCGAAGCTTTGTTTGCCGGTCAGGCGCCGGACGGCGGCCTTTACATGCCGGTCGATTTTCCGCCGATGCCGATTGAGGCGATCGCTGCCGAGGATGATTTCCGCGCCGCCGCCGCGACGGCCATAACGCAATGGTTGGGCGACGAGCTGACCGCCGAAGGCGTGCAGCGCGTGACGGAGCAGGCTTTCTTTTTCAGCCCCGCGCTGTCGCCGCTTTCGGACGGAATCAGCGTCCTGGAACTTTTTCACGGGCCGACGCTTTCGTTCAAGGATTTCGGCGCCCAATTCATGGCCAAGTGTATGGGATGGTTTCTGCGTCATGAAAACCACGAAATCACCATCCTTGTCGCCACATCGGGCGACACCGGCAGCGCCGTGGCCCACGCCTTTCACCGCGTCGAGGGCATCCGCATTGTGCTGCTCTATCCCTCGGGCAAGGTGAGTCCCCTGCAGGAACGGCAGTTCACCACGCTCGGCGACAATGTGCATGCACTCGAGGTCGACGGCACGTTCGACGATTGCCAGGCGCTGGTCAAGACCGCCTTTCGCGATGCCGAGCTGACGGCCAGAGCGCGGCTTTCCTCGGCCAATTCGATCAACATCGGCCGACTGATTCCGCAGTCGCTTTATTACCTATGGGCCGTCACCCGTTTTTCTGGCGAAGCGCCCGTCGTCTGCGTGCCGAGCGGCAATTTCGGCAATCTGTGTGCCGGTTTGTTTGCCGAACAATGCGGCCTTAAGGTGCACCGCTTTATCGCTGCCGTAAACGCGAACGCCGTCATTCCCGAGTACCTCGAAACCGGCGTCCCCGGCCGTCGCTGCAGACGCTGTCCAACGCCATGGACGTCGGTAATCCCAGCAATTGGGAGCGTATTCGGACACTGTACGGCGACGACCGCAGCCGGATCAGTGACCGGTTGTGGTCGACGAGCATCTCGGACGACGAGACGCTGGCGACCATCCGCCGCGTTTATGAGCAGGACGGCTACCTGGCCGATCCGCACACTGCGGTCGGGCTGGCGGCAACGCAGAGATATCGTTCGGCTGCACAGGATGCGCGCCGGACGATCGTTCTGTCTACTGCGCATCCAGCCAAGTTTCTCGAAGTCATGGCAAAGGCTGTGGAGGCGCCGGTGCCGCTGCCGCCGGCGCTGGAGGCATGCCTCAATCGCCCCAAGATCGCTGCACCCTTGCCCAACGATTATGGAGCTCTGA
- a CDS encoding hydrogenase maturation nickel metallochaperone HypA has translation MHELSIACSLISIVKETLHDRPCRVKAVVVRVGRLSNVLIDSLEFGFSALIAGTELDGARLIVRQPDPLLLCGECGQETVLKEFEFACPHCGSLNITVKGGDDLFVESIEVEEETAS, from the coding sequence ATGCACGAACTGTCCATTGCCTGCAGCCTTATATCCATCGTGAAAGAAACGCTTCACGACCGGCCGTGCCGTGTCAAGGCGGTTGTGGTCCGTGTCGGCCGATTGAGCAACGTGCTGATCGACTCGTTGGAGTTCGGCTTTTCGGCATTGATTGCCGGAACCGAGCTCGACGGTGCCCGCTTGATTGTGCGTCAACCGGATCCACTGCTCCTTTGTGGCGAATGCGGTCAAGAAACGGTACTAAAAGAGTTCGAATTCGCCTGTCCGCATTGCGGCAGCCTGAACATTACGGTAAAGGGAGGCGACGATCTGTTCGTCGAATCGATCGAAGTCGAGGAGGAGACTGCTTCATGA
- the hypB gene encoding hydrogenase nickel incorporation protein HypB, translated as MSVIMVERKVLERNDAVAQENRTLLQTNGVFSVNLLSSPGSGKTSLLEQTLPRLRHEFAIAVIEGDIQTDLDAKRIEALGVPTAQIITGGGCHLDANLVKKALATLPVEKLDLLFIENVGNLVCPAAYDLGENIKAVVISVTEGEEKPLKYPAIFRNAAVCIVNKIDLLPFLNFSVERLKENAHAVNPQLQIVLTSCTTGEGIDEWCNLLRTLRRKDPSSASA; from the coding sequence ATGAGCGTGATCATGGTCGAACGCAAGGTGCTGGAACGCAACGATGCCGTGGCGCAGGAAAACCGCACCCTGCTGCAGACGAACGGCGTTTTCAGCGTCAATCTGCTCAGTTCACCCGGGAGCGGCAAAACATCGCTGCTGGAACAAACCCTGCCGCGCCTTCGGCACGAATTTGCGATCGCCGTCATCGAAGGGGACATACAGACCGATCTGGACGCCAAACGTATCGAAGCCTTGGGCGTACCGACAGCGCAGATCATCACCGGCGGCGGTTGTCATCTCGATGCAAACTTGGTGAAAAAAGCGTTGGCCACATTGCCGGTGGAAAAACTCGATTTGCTGTTCATCGAAAATGTCGGCAATTTGGTTTGCCCCGCCGCCTATGACCTTGGCGAGAATATCAAAGCCGTGGTGATCAGCGTCACGGAAGGCGAAGAAAAACCGTTGAAATATCCGGCGATCTTTCGCAACGCCGCCGTGTGCATCGTCAACAAGATCGATCTGCTGCCCTTTCTCAATTTCAGCGTCGAGAGGCTCAAGGAGAACGCCCATGCCGTCAATCCGCAGCTGCAGATCGTTTTGACCTCCTGTACAACCGGCGAAGGAATCGACGAATGGTGCAACCTGCTTCGCACATTGCGCCGCAAAGATCCAAGCTCCGCCTCCGCATAG
- the hypF gene encoding carbamoyltransferase HypF, with amino-acid sequence MVQPASHIAPQRSKLRLRIVLRGVVQGVGFRPFVYRLAEAMGLCGWVRNDSGGLTIEVEAEKETLDHFFLRLQAEKPSKAVVTGCEISFLDPVGYSEFMIRPSETHSEELTLMLPDVATCPDCLRELFDPTNRRYRYPFITCTHCGPRFTIIEKLPYDRPNTTMRDFPMCESCRREYEDPNDRRFHAQPIACPDCGPHLEWLDAYGKCVALKEEALAAAIEALRGGRIAALKGIGGFQLLVDASNDEAVAALRRRKHREEKPFALMAPDLAAAGRMCLISPFEERLLCSPESPIVLMRRRADAPVSSLVAPDNPYLGIMLPYSPLHHLLLREFGSTVVATSGNLSEEPIVIDEREAVRKLTGVADGFLVHNRRIVRHADDSIVRIVNGREMVLRRARGYAPLPIEVGRSAGKAIAVGGHLKNTVAVRIDNRLVISQHIGDLATAEAADAFERVIDDLDRIYRLDGAPAVCDLHPEYISTKFARRRFPQVTAVQHHAAHIAACMAENQLEPPLLGVAWDGIGYGTDGLLWGGEFFIVDESFQHAAQFLPFPLPGGEQAIREPRRTALGMLYELFGEAMFEQDLPIFEAFSRGELALLRQMLARGVNCPRSSGVGRLFDGAAALLGLRLRSSFEGQAAMALEWRAAEGINDHYPFELLPGSPAIVDWRPMLDALLQDMENGQVVALTAAKFHNTLAEIICRAAEQFSMEKVVLSGGVFQNVRLLTEAAERLERRGFRPYWHQRIPPNDGGIAAGQLILFEMLQKKES; translated from the coding sequence ATGGTGCAACCTGCTTCGCACATTGCGCCGCAAAGATCCAAGCTCCGCCTCCGCATAGTGCTGCGCGGGGTGGTTCAGGGGGTGGGCTTTCGGCCTTTTGTCTATCGTTTGGCTGAAGCGATGGGACTTTGCGGCTGGGTGCGCAACGACTCCGGCGGGCTCACGATCGAAGTCGAGGCCGAAAAAGAAACGCTCGACCATTTTTTTTTGCGACTTCAGGCCGAAAAACCCTCTAAAGCCGTGGTGACCGGCTGCGAAATTTCCTTTCTCGATCCGGTCGGTTATTCCGAGTTTATGATTCGGCCCAGCGAAACGCACAGCGAAGAACTGACGCTGATGCTGCCCGATGTAGCGACCTGTCCCGATTGCCTGCGCGAGCTTTTTGACCCCACAAATCGCCGTTATCGCTATCCGTTCATCACCTGCACGCACTGCGGACCGCGGTTTACCATCATCGAAAAGTTGCCATACGATCGGCCCAACACCACAATGCGCGATTTTCCGATGTGTGAGTCCTGCCGACGTGAGTACGAGGACCCTAACGATCGCCGGTTTCATGCACAACCGATCGCTTGTCCCGACTGCGGCCCGCATCTTGAATGGCTCGATGCGTACGGAAAGTGCGTCGCTTTGAAAGAGGAGGCATTGGCGGCGGCGATCGAAGCGTTACGAGGCGGCCGCATCGCGGCGCTCAAAGGCATCGGCGGCTTTCAGCTCCTCGTGGATGCATCAAATGACGAGGCAGTCGCCGCGCTGCGCCGCAGGAAACATCGCGAAGAAAAGCCTTTTGCCCTGATGGCACCCGACCTTGCAGCCGCAGGCCGGATGTGCTTGATTTCACCGTTCGAGGAGCGGCTGCTCTGTTCGCCCGAATCGCCCATTGTCCTCATGCGTCGCAGAGCCGACGCTCCTGTCTCATCACTTGTGGCGCCGGATAATCCCTACTTGGGCATCATGCTGCCCTATTCGCCGCTGCACCATCTGCTGCTGCGCGAATTCGGATCAACGGTCGTCGCCACCAGCGGCAATTTATCGGAAGAGCCGATCGTCATCGACGAACGCGAGGCGGTGCGCAAACTGACCGGAGTTGCCGACGGCTTTCTCGTTCATAACCGCCGTATCGTGCGGCACGCCGACGACTCGATTGTGCGCATCGTCAACGGCAGAGAAATGGTGCTGCGTCGCGCGCGCGGCTATGCGCCGCTGCCGATCGAAGTCGGACGCAGCGCAGGCAAAGCGATCGCCGTCGGCGGCCATCTCAAAAATACCGTGGCCGTGCGGATCGACAACCGCCTCGTCATCAGTCAGCATATCGGCGATCTTGCCACCGCCGAGGCTGCAGATGCATTTGAGCGCGTCATCGACGATTTGGACCGCATCTATCGACTCGACGGCGCGCCGGCGGTATGTGATCTGCATCCCGAGTACATTTCGACCAAGTTTGCCCGTCGACGGTTTCCGCAGGTGACTGCCGTGCAGCATCATGCGGCGCACATTGCCGCCTGCATGGCGGAAAATCAGCTCGAGCCGCCGCTGTTGGGCGTGGCCTGGGACGGCATCGGTTATGGAACCGACGGCCTGTTGTGGGGCGGAGAGTTTTTTATCGTCGACGAGTCCTTTCAGCATGCGGCGCAGTTTCTGCCGTTTCCGCTGCCGGGCGGCGAGCAGGCCATTCGCGAGCCGCGTCGTACTGCGCTCGGCATGCTTTATGAGCTTTTCGGCGAGGCGATGTTCGAGCAGGACCTACCGATTTTCGAAGCGTTTTCTCGGGGCGAGCTTGCGTTGCTGCGGCAGATGCTGGCGCGGGGCGTCAACTGTCCCCGCAGCAGCGGCGTGGGAAGGCTGTTCGACGGCGCAGCGGCGCTGCTCGGGTTGCGGTTACGATCATCGTTCGAAGGTCAGGCGGCTATGGCGCTCGAATGGCGTGCTGCCGAAGGCATCAACGACCATTATCCTTTTGAGCTTTTGCCCGGCTCGCCCGCAATCGTCGATTGGCGGCCGATGCTCGACGCACTCCTCCAAGATATGGAAAATGGCCAAGTCGTCGCTCTAACGGCGGCCAAATTCCACAACACATTGGCCGAAATAATCTGCCGTGCGGCGGAACAATTTTCGATGGAAAAAGTGGTTTTGAGCGGCGGCGTCTTTCAGAACGTCCGTCTGTTGACCGAAGCTGCAGAGCGCTTGGAGCGGCGCGGCTTCAGGCCCTATTGGCATCAGCGCATTCCGCCGAACGACGGCGGAATTGCCGCCGGTCAATTGATCTTGTTTGAAATGCTGCAGAAAAAGGAGTCCTAA
- a CDS encoding HypC/HybG/HupF family hydrogenase formation chaperone, translating into MCLAIPGRIISFEADESGSKMAKADFAGIIKKVCIDFLPDVQIGDYVLVHVGFALNKIDEAEALETLNALREVGEAWQEAGQASASE; encoded by the coding sequence ATGTGCCTGGCCATACCCGGTAGAATTATTTCCTTCGAGGCGGACGAATCCGGTTCCAAAATGGCAAAAGCCGATTTTGCCGGAATTATCAAAAAAGTCTGTATCGATTTTTTACCGGACGTGCAGATCGGCGATTATGTCTTGGTGCACGTCGGATTTGCTTTGAACAAGATCGATGAGGCGGAAGCGCTGGAAACGCTGAATGCCTTGCGCGAGGTGGGAGAGGCCTGGCAGGAGGCCGGTCAGGCTTCGGCATCCGAATGA
- the hypD gene encoding hydrogenase formation protein HypD yields MKYVDEFRDPEAARRLAAAIAARMSRPWTIMEICGGQTHAILKYGLEELLPIDLTLVHGPGCPVCVTPAGIIDAAVELASRRDVMLVSFGDMLRVPGSSRDLLSAKAAGGDVRLVYSPLDAVKLAQANPQKLIVFFAVGFETTAPANAAAVLAAKRLGLRNFFLLAAHRRVPPAMEAILSAPSCRVQAFLAAGHVCTVMGYREYLPIVETFRTPVVVTGFEPIDILMGILQAVELLEQGKASVANQYARVVTEKGNLQAQRLMAEVFEICDADWRGMGRIPASGLRLKPTYAAFDAEQVFSLKTSDKQERPTDCLAGKVLQGLIKPTDCPAFGAACRPETPLGAPMVSSEGACAAYFRYRQQKLQTANPKGD; encoded by the coding sequence GTGAAGTATGTCGATGAATTTCGTGATCCCGAGGCGGCGCGGCGGCTGGCGGCGGCCATTGCTGCCCGCATGAGCAGACCGTGGACGATCATGGAAATCTGCGGCGGCCAGACGCACGCCATCCTGAAATACGGCCTGGAAGAGTTGCTGCCCATAGATTTGACGCTCGTTCATGGTCCCGGTTGTCCCGTCTGCGTGACGCCGGCAGGGATTATCGACGCTGCCGTCGAATTGGCTTCTCGTCGCGATGTGATGCTCGTTTCTTTCGGCGACATGCTGCGCGTGCCCGGTTCGAGCCGCGATCTGTTGAGCGCCAAAGCGGCAGGCGGAGATGTGCGGCTGGTCTATTCGCCGCTCGATGCCGTAAAATTAGCTCAGGCCAATCCGCAAAAGCTTATTGTCTTTTTTGCCGTTGGTTTTGAGACGACCGCTCCGGCAAATGCTGCGGCTGTTCTGGCGGCAAAACGACTGGGACTGCGCAATTTTTTTCTTCTGGCGGCGCATCGCCGCGTTCCGCCGGCCATGGAGGCGATTTTATCGGCGCCGTCATGCCGAGTCCAGGCGTTTTTGGCCGCCGGTCATGTGTGCACGGTGATGGGCTACCGAGAGTATCTGCCCATTGTCGAGACTTTCCGCACGCCCGTTGTCGTCACCGGTTTTGAGCCGATCGATATTTTGATGGGAATTCTGCAGGCCGTTGAATTGCTCGAGCAGGGGAAAGCCTCAGTTGCTAATCAATACGCCCGTGTGGTGACCGAGAAGGGCAACCTGCAGGCGCAGCGGCTCATGGCCGAGGTGTTCGAAATCTGCGACGCCGACTGGCGCGGCATGGGCAGAATTCCGGCAAGCGGGCTGCGCTTGAAGCCGACGTATGCCGCTTTTGATGCCGAGCAGGTTTTTTCGCTGAAAACGAGCGACAAGCAGGAGAGGCCGACGGATTGCCTGGCCGGAAAGGTGCTGCAGGGCTTGATCAAGCCGACGGACTGTCCCGCATTCGGTGCCGCGTGTCGACCGGAAACGCCGCTCGGCGCGCCGATGGTCTCCTCTGAGGGCGCCTGCGCCGCCTATTTCCGCTACCGGCAGCAAAAATTACAGACGGCAAATCCAAAAGGCGATTGA
- the hypE gene encoding hydrogenase expression/formation protein HypE: MNGNELGFSCPLPLQKYERILTAHGGGGLLSRQLIEELFLPAFDNPLLRSLHDGAVFSAGGRLAFTTDSYVVSPIFFPGGDIGELAVNGTVNDLAMCGAQPLYLSVGMILEEGLLMEELIRVVRSMQRAAEKAGVTIVTGDTKVVERGKGDKIFINTSGIGVVPAGRDVAAANCRPGDRIILSADIGRHGAAIMAAREGLEFESAIQSDTAPLNGLVEAMFQASAEIRMLRDPTRGGLSSALNEIAQSAGLGIVIDESQIPIQESVRSVCEILGLDPLYMANEGALIAVVSPQATDAVLEAMRKHPQGVGAAVIGAMTEEHSDRVLLQTAFGKRILDMISGEQLPRIC; the protein is encoded by the coding sequence ATGAACGGAAACGAACTTGGTTTTTCTTGTCCCTTGCCGCTGCAGAAATATGAGCGCATTCTTACCGCTCACGGCGGCGGCGGTTTATTGAGCAGACAGCTGATCGAGGAGCTGTTTCTGCCCGCATTCGATAATCCGCTGTTGCGCAGCCTGCACGACGGCGCCGTGTTTTCTGCAGGCGGTCGTCTGGCGTTTACGACCGACTCGTACGTCGTCAGCCCCATTTTTTTCCCAGGCGGCGACATCGGCGAGCTGGCCGTCAACGGCACGGTGAATGACCTGGCCATGTGCGGGGCGCAGCCGCTCTATCTTTCCGTCGGAATGATTCTCGAAGAGGGCTTGTTGATGGAAGAGCTGATTCGCGTAGTCCGGTCGATGCAGCGGGCGGCGGAAAAGGCGGGCGTGACGATCGTCACCGGCGACACCAAAGTCGTCGAGCGGGGCAAGGGAGACAAGATATTCATCAACACGTCGGGTATCGGCGTCGTGCCTGCGGGAAGAGATGTTGCCGCGGCGAACTGTCGTCCCGGAGACAGAATCATCCTCAGCGCCGATATCGGTCGCCACGGCGCGGCGATTATGGCGGCGCGCGAGGGTTTGGAATTCGAAAGCGCCATTCAGAGCGACACGGCGCCTCTCAACGGCTTGGTGGAGGCGATGTTTCAGGCAAGCGCGGAGATACGCATGCTGCGCGATCCGACGCGCGGCGGGTTGTCGAGCGCCCTCAACGAGATCGCCCAATCCGCCGGACTCGGCATCGTCATCGATGAATCGCAAATTCCGATTCAAGAATCGGTGCGCTCAGTTTGCGAAATTTTGGGACTCGACCCGCTTTACATGGCTAATGAGGGAGCACTCATCGCCGTGGTTTCGCCGCAGGCCACAGATGCCGTCCTCGAGGCGATGCGAAAACACCCACAAGGAGTAGGAGCTGCGGTGATCGGCGCCATGACTGAGGAGCACAGCGACCGAGTCTTGCTGCAAACCGCTTTCGGAAAGAGAATTTTGGACATGATCTCCGGCGAGCAGCTGCCGCGTATTTGTTAA